Within the Rosa rugosa chromosome 2, drRosRugo1.1, whole genome shotgun sequence genome, the region agattttcgtttctgaaggggtcgaccgagagagaagagagagagaggagaagggtttccggaaaaggaaagggaaaaatgaaataaaatttcagattttccatatttatactaaaacggaaacttcttccgatagccatcacttcctcatacgaactccgattcccacatttcgcatgtccacgaactcgtatcgacgcgctctacaactttcgtgaaggaagttttccaagaatcccaacatataaagagtcaaacttcacacgaccccctaaactgtgaaattcaaatatttatacgtacgaaaaccattccacttcacatacaatctacgaataaagcacaataataattattcgCACAACTGgcccattattaattaccaaaattaaataacagaaatccaggtcatcacacttagggactttcagaatgatacctgaacttacaaagttgagccgtgacggaaattggccgtaggtatcacattgatacgaaaaaatgagtccaggtatcacattgataactttgtaagttcaggtatcattctgaaagtcccctaagtgtccaaacaccgttggtgaatttttccctatatATTATAAACAGAATTCTACAAGCTACTATAATAGGGTCCAAATTAAACTCCTTTCAAAATAGGTACAGTATCTTTCTGAAACCATTAAAGGATTCAATCCCTTCAACAGCCAACCCCTCGCCCTCAGGGTAAATACAAGCAATGGGACTAGATTCTTGGAATTTTGTGATCAAAGACTAGGCTTCGGGCCTGAGAGCTCGAGCTCTAGGGACTTAAACATCTCTACTGAAAGAcgtatttctttttatttcagaTAAATATGATAGCAATTGTGCAAAGAACACATTTTGTACGTTTTGAATTCAAATTGAGTAGTTGCAAGCTCTCATACAACTATTCAATCCGAACTCTATAAAAGACTCACAAAGACCAATTGCCATATCTTCAGTTTTGAGACTCATTTTTCATCAAATCTTTTGAGAGAGAATGTAGATTGATGTTCACGATAGAATACAAGGCAACACTACTACAAGCCTTGGATTGAGAGTTGCAGAGCAGACGTCAATGAAGATCTACAACAAGTGTGTAGGGATTTACTTCTGTCTTAGGACATTGCACTAAAGCAAGCCTCTCATAATTTATGTCAGTGAATTCGACTTCTTTTTTCTTGATAGTCTTTCAATTTGCTCATAGATATATCAGAAATCATATACGAGTCCATATTTTGATTCGCTGATATACTTtagatatatatttacgtgTTGTTTTTTGAGGATTGCACATTGCACCATTATTTGGAATCCTTATAGTGCATAAATATATTTATTTACGAACAGCTTAATTAAGGATTGATCCGCCTCTTACAATCCCTATTTCTAACAGGGATAGCAAAGGATCAGTAGGGTCAGCAGACCTTAAAATGATACACGAAGACAATAATACGCCGAGTACATAATGCGATATATATATTCACCGTCTTGGACAATCAGCAAACATCCACTAGCCTATCGACCATGGTAAGTACAAACTATCCGGCCAATCTCTTGAGTCTCACTAACATCCATTGTCAAATATTGCCTTCCATTTGGATAAAAATGTGCAAAAACAGTGATATCTGTGAGCTACTCAAAATCTTTTCTACACCAAGTCTCACTAATAGTAAATTTCTTCAGAGGTAGCAACAGAAAAAACTTGCAACTCGATACTGTTTTCAGCGTTAATTACTATAGGCAATGACATTTAAAACAATGAAAAGTTTACCTAAAGACGATGATTATTTTGGTTGTAAGTCACGAATGTTTTCTATTCTAATCAAGATCTGACAGTATGTTCTGCTGAGAACAATAGCTCTTACAGCCGATAGTAGATACGTCATACTATGAGCCGTGAAGTTCatgacctaatttttttttggcctGTAGTTTTAGATGCCTCAGGATTAACTTTAAGTTCTTTCATAGAGTACATATTGTAATATATAGTAATCATTATGGAAGATTATAAAATAGACATGCTAGTATGCTACTAAAACAATCGAGATAAACATCTAAATATGGTTGAGCAGAAAGACTTTAACTCACGGGATTTGAATCTTGGCCAATGACCAGAACTATCATTTCAGTCTCAAATTAATCCTAGTCTAATGCAGTCATGCAATCCAATTCCTATTACTAATCTAGCTAGTCTTCCTTTATAGATTCTGAGACAACTCAGACAAGGATACCAGTCGCAGAgatataaattaatatatatacaaattatcacctttaaatatatatatatatacaggccggTTCTGAAGCGGCCGTCCGCACTTCGCTGCAGCAGCAgcgttccaggcggcgacggctgttcggggcttggcggacgaaggccggaggcatcccagacTGTTCTGGGCAGccatcgaggtcggaggaggtcgaggttgcatgttctgggcagcgactcgacctgcaactgcaactTTCTGGGCAGAGCTACAacctcgtcgccggcgactccacccgactgcagaccggtccgtcctacccctggcctccgtccggcaagcggCGCCGCGCCTTCGAAGCTTGATCGAGGctgctgcgtcgacgtccgcactttagcaacagtgcggacgtcctctttggaaccgctccgtgtatatatatatatatacatattttatccagagcagagagttccgctttgaaattaacgtgtgaagtttgagttttgggtcacttttctgtcgcatatccacatctcgaccgttcagtttttaggtactagtgtatagatcatctctgcaaattttcagccaaattgatgatcacgaaggtatctaactcgcttaaaccaatggacggactgaatctgttaacctgaaccgtactagctttaaggcagttatcaatgccttaacgatcatcattttggctgaaaatttgcaaagatgatctatacactagtacctaaaaactgaacggtcgagatgtggatgtgcgaccgaaaagtgacccaaaactcgaacttcacacgttaatttcaaagcggagctccgctctggataggatatatatatatatataggaacttTCTCAGGAACGGACGTTCGTTCCTAAgcttaggaacggatttccagttttttcccacttttcgatcacacattcacatcttaaccgttcagtttttaggtcctaatgtatagatcacttctgcaatttttcagccaaattgatgatcgttaaggcatccaaaactgcaatttacacgaacgaaccgaatctgtcgaaccggaaccgttcgtgtacattgttgtaaattgcagttttgaatgccttaacgatcatcaaattggctgaaattttgcagagatgatctatacattaggaccttaaaactaaacggttaagatgtgaatgtgtgatcgaaaagtgggaaaaatctggaaatccgttcctaagcTTAGGAACGGATGTCCGTTCTTGagacggactgtatatatatatatatatatatatatatatatatatatatatatatacagatcctatccagagcggagttctgctttaaaattaacgtgtgaaatTCGAGTTTTAGGTTACTTTTCGGTcgtatatccacatctcgaccgttcagtttttaggtactagtgtatagatcatctctgcaaattttcagccaaattgatgatcgttaaagcATTGAttactgccttaaagctagtacggttcaggttaacagattcagtccgtccattggtttaagcgagttagatactttaacgatcatcaatttggctgaaaatttacatagatgatctatacagtagtacctaaaaacggaacggtcgagatgtggatatgcgactgaaaagtgaccgaaaactcgaacttcacacgttaatttcaaagcggagctccgctttagataaaatatatatatatatatatatatatatatatatatatatatatatatatatatatatatatatatgcgcgCGCGCGCGTATATAAAGGAAAATTACCTGTCCTTCCTCCCATTTTCACCCTTCCCCATTTTCCACATTCATAGCAACTCAACAAGTTCCATATAGTACATTCACCTCCTCacttttccattttcagtttctgTATCCGGGTCTTTGTTTTCGGAGCTGTCCATTTCTGATCATGTTCAGTAACTGTTGCTTAATGAACATTAGATTATCTGTGGGTCTGCAAGAGTCCGGCATATACGTCTACATCTGGTTTGTCTGTTAAAGCAAGGAATTCGATGGTGGAGAGGTTGTGGAGATAGGTTTAAATGTTTGATCTTAGAATGATGCTCTCCAAATCACAAAATACAATTCTCTACAAGCTTGATGATCTTCAAAAATATGAAGCAAAAGGTTTGGCTCGTCATGCACCTAAGTAAATGAAATCTCTGAGATGAGGTCAGTCACCGACTCACCAACATGGGAATTTTTACCGCGTGATTTTCCACCACACACGAAGTTGTGATTAGGCCACAAGTTAAGATCCATTCTATGTACCAGTTCCAAGTCTATAAATGAAGTTTCATTTTTGATGAAAAGAGAATATATAACAAAGTAACAAACAACATCTGCAAACTGAAATCAAACAATATCAGCCAAATAATAGAAACATACTGTTCACGGAACAAATATGGCTGTAGCCTGTAGGAATTTAAAGCAAAGATATTTTTTGAGATTACGCAATCTAAAGGGTTAGCATAACACAAACACAACACTTTCTATAAAATGTTAACTAGAATGAAAACGAGAAACAGAAGTCCATAAATAATAACCAATATGTGTGTGTAATATATGTCATTAATCATAAATCACAAGATAGAAAGCTTTTGCCGACTTTTACCAAGTATGAAATATGAGAAAAGATGACAATAACTTATTTTCTCACCATGATCTGAGTAGCTAGTATTTGAATTCATGGGAACAGGCCAAGACAACACTATTTTCGGGGGATGTTCATACAGAAACAATAAAGTAAAGAAGCAAGTTTTTTATCATACAAATAGAACAAAGTAAACCACACTAGTTTTTTGCAATAAGATTACTATATCATAGACAGAATTCTACAAGGTACCACAATACAGAACAAATTAATGACCTTTCAAAAACAGTACAGTATCTTTCTGGAACCTTTTAATGGATTCAATACGTTCTACAGATAATCGCTCGTCCTCAGGGTAATAAGCAATGGGATCAGATAACAAAGGAATCGGTAGGTTGAGCACACCCTCAAGTGTTGCATGAAGACAATAGGCTGAGTACGTAATGTGATATCCACCTTCTTGGACAATCAGAAGACGTCCACCACAGTGCCTATCCACCAGGCTACGAACTATCTTGCCAATCTCTCGATAACCCTCCATTGTCAAACATTGCCTTCCATTTGGATCAAACTGTACAAGCAGTGATATCTATAAGCTACTTAAAATTTTTGTACACTAATAGTAAATTTCTTCAGAGGTAGCAAGAGAAAAACTTGAATTCCACACTTTATTCAGGACTAATGCTATATAAAGTAAAATTAATTAGTATAGGCAAATGACTATTCCGGAAATGATGAAAATCTCTACCTAAAGACAATGACAATTTTGGTTCTGCTAGACTCAAATTTTCCTATTCAAATCTGAACTGTCAGTTCTGCAAAAAACAAGCTCTGACAGAACACAGCAGCGAAATTCTAAGCATAATAGTACAATAGTATATCTAGATGGCTTACGATTAAATTGAAGTTCTCTCATAGAATACATATTGTAAATTAGTAAACACAGAATCTTAAAACCGAGACATGATCCTTAAACAATAAACGACTAAATAAAAGTTGAGCAGAAAAACTAGACTTACAGCACTAGAATCTTGGCCAATGACCAAAACTATCATTTCAGGCTCAAACTTTCTGACTGCCGGGGCAACCAACTTGTTCATAGCATACACATATCCTCGGTCCCCTGTCCCATTGGGCAAAGGTATATTCAAATTATAACCGAAGCCCTCCCCTTCACCGAGCTCATGAATAGAGCCATTCTGTGGGTGAGATGGACCCCAAGTACCATGATTCATATGAAGGGAAGTTGTAAGAACCTTATCAGACCGATAAAACCCCTCAGCGGTCCCATTGCCATAATGAACATCAATGTCTATCACCGTGACCTTTGCACAGCCAGAGTCTAAAGCAAGCTGAACAGCAAGACCAGCATTGTTAAGGAAGCAGTAGCCATCAGCTCGAGTAGGCTGAGCATGGTGACCCGGAGGCCTGACCAATGCATAAGCAATTTTGCCATTTCCGTCAAGCACATGCTTCATTGCGGATAGTGTAGTACCAGCAGCAAGAAGGGAGGCATCCCACGAGCCGGGGTTCAAGAAAGTCCCGGCACATAGCATCTTACCTCCCTCTTTATCtgcttcaactagttcatttATGTACTCTGGACAGTTACATATGGGGGGAACATACATTAGGCACTAATAACTTATGTATGCAAATAAGCAATCAAAACATGAAACAGTTGACAAACCCATATCAAAtctgtttcactcaaaagaaaaatcaaacaacATAATGTAAAAATCCAAGCAACAGAAGACAGAATTTAGAGACTACAAAACCCCAATAATATGTGAACTGAAGCAGTTACCTGGAGAGTGGAAAGTGAACAATTCAGGAAGCTGGGCATGCCTTCCAGGAAGCCAAGAAATGTAGGGAGAGATTGGGCCTCGCTTTAGAATAGAAACCATGTTCTTGACTCTATCAGAGTTCTCTGGGTGCTTTTCTAACACGTCAAGGAATCCAGGATCCATTCCAGTGTCGAATACTCCGGTGCCCGAGTTATGGTTCAGCATGCCCGAGTCCCAGAACACATCTACGCGCTCAGTTGAAGCAGCCATGGAGGGGGATTAGTGCGTTGCTGCCTTGCCAGTACCCATGTCTGTTTTAGTCATAATCTTCATTTTAAGGCGAAATGGGAAAAGGGCCGCAAAAGGCAAATAAgaattttcatttatttttggaagaattttattttttttctaaattttttttcgTAGCAATGCGTTAAGGTTCTCACCCAATAGTTCTCTACTGTGGTCACTTATCCGATATTGTTCACTATTTTAGTCAACTTGATTCAGTTACTTGCGCAATCTTGCTCTCGTTGTTGGATATATTGATGTCAATCTCTCATCTTATTTCGAGCCAGAATGCTTGATCTTAATTAAGTTTATTGATATTTGTCGTTGCTCGTAATCTCTTAGTGGTATTGTGATTGTGGTCAATTTGTTATTTTAGTTTCATTGGGCTGGGCCACGTAATAAGGATTAGTTGACCAACGCTACTGGGTTCCATATGGTGGAGTTTGGCCTTAGAATGATACACACTAAATCTCAAAACTGAAAAGATTGATCTTCACAAATTGGACGAATATCACAAattgtcactcaactatgactcattcgacactttggtcactcaattttcaaatatatcactttggtcactcaactattatgTCATCAATCATTTTAGTCACTTTGTTAAATCCTCCATCAAAATCTTAGTTAAATAGACAAATTTCGTCAAAATCTTGCTTTAATCACTCCTCTCAATCAATCCAATTCAGACTTCTTAGTTTTTCAAGAGTGGTTGGACGAAAACATCTTTGATAttatggcaaaaaaaaaaaaatttaacggAAAAGTAACAaaatgactaaagtgaataacgtAGTTAAAGTTAAGTAACCAAagtaatatatttaaaaaaagagtgatcaaagtatcaaataggtaaaagttgagtgaccatttgtgatattttccATCACAAATATGAAGCAAAGAAGGTTTACAATAAAAAAACATTACTCGGTATGAGAAAAGATTATTATCTCACTATAATCTGCATTAGCTTGTGTTTGGAAGGCAAACTATAATCTGCATTAGCTAGTGTTTGGAATGCATTCACAAGAATAGGCAGTACTTTCATCTTTGTCAAGGATCCTTGACAATAGCAAGTTTGCTTTAAAACAATTTTAACCAAGTAAACCAagccttttatttttctttgcaaTAACATTACTATATCAGACAGAATTTTACAAGTTACTATCATACGGTTCAAATTAATCACCTTTCAAAAACGATGCAGTATCTTTCTGAAACCTTTTAATGGATTCAATACCTTCTACAGACAATCGCTAGTCCTCAGGGTGATAAGCAATGGGATTGGACGAGAAAGGAATCGGTAGGTTGAGCACACCTTCAAGTGTTGCATGAAGACAATCGGCTGAGTAATGTGATATCCATCTTCTTGGACAATCAGAAAATGTCCAGTAGAGTGCCTACCCACCAGGCCACAAACTATTCAGGCAATCTCTCGATAACCCTCCATTGTCTTCCATTTGGATCCAACTGTGCACAAGCAGTGATATGAGCTACTCCAAATTTATTGTACACTTATAGTAAATTTCTCAAGAGGTAGCAAGACAAAAACTGGAACTCCATACTGTTTGCAGGATTAATGATACATATATAGAATATTGGACACCACAGGCAAATGACTCTTCCGAATATGATGAAAAGCCTCTACCTAAAGACAAGAAGAATTTTGGTTCTATTAGACATGAATGTTTTCTATTCTAATCTGAACTGTAAGTTCTGCAGATTACAAGCTCCCACATTAGGCAGTAGAGACATTCTATAAGCCATGAAGATTGTATCCTAATCTGTTCTTTGGCCTATGGTTCATATAATAATTATGGTCATTTATAGCAGAATGAGGCAGAATGGCATATAAAACTGTTTCTAGATGGCTTAAATTGAAGTCTTTCATACAATGCATATTGTAAATATTACGCAAGATTTAAAAATATAGACATGCCCCTTAATTAATCGAGATAAAATGTTAGATAAATGGTGAGCAGAAAGACTAAACTTACAGCACTTGAATCTTGGATACAGACCAGAACTATCATTTCAGGCTAAAAGCTTTCTGATTGCCGGGACAACCACATTGGTCATAGCATACACATATCCTTAGTTCCCTGTCCCATTGGGCAAAGGTAGATTCATATAATATCCAAATCCGTCCCCTCCAACAAGCTCACTAATAGAGCCATTCTGTGGGTGAGATGGACCCCAAGAACCATGATTCATATGAAGGGAGGTTGTAAGAACCTTATCAAACCGATAGAACCTCAGCAGTCCCATTGCCATAATGGAAATCAATGTCTATCACTGCAACTTTTGCACAGCCAGAATGTAAAGCCAATTGAACAGAAAGACCAGCATTGTTAAGGAAGTAGTAGCCATTAGCTTGAGTAGGCATGGTGACCCGGAGGCCTGAACAATGCATAAATAATTTTGTCATGTCCATCAAGCACATGCTGCATTGCGGATAGTGTAGTAAGAGCAGCAAGAAGGGAGTCATCCCATGAGCCAGCGGTCAATAAAGGCCTGCACGTAGCATCTTACCTCCCTCTTTACCTGCTTCAACTAGTCCATTTATGTATTCTGGATAGTAACATTTTTGAAACATACATTAGGCACTAataacatgcatatatatatatatatatatatatatatatatatatatatatatgcaaaagCATTAATATTTGACAAACCCATATCAAATTTCCTTGAAAATAGTACTGGGTGATTGTTTCAATAATTACAAACAATTAATGTAAAACTGCAGCAACAGTACACATGATTTAGAGACTACAAAATGACAATTGAACCAAAATGAATCCAAATACCTGAAGAGTGGAAAGAAGCAATTCAGGGAGCAGGGCATGCCTTCCAGGAAGCCAAGAAACGTAGGAAGAGATAGGACCTCTCATTAAAATAGATACCATGTTCTTGACTCTATCAGAGTTCTCCGGTTGTAGATCCTGGATACAAAAAGATCAGAAAGGGGCTGAATGTTAAGATAAATACACAAATACAGATTAGAAAGTGATTCTCTTAAAATTCTAGaaattcttttatatatatttatttttctcataCTTGTAGCACAAAGTAAAACAAAGGAACAAGTCAGCATGACCCAGATTAGCAGCAGATGTATCTTTTAAGATTCTGCATTTAACAATTTAACACAAGATTTGATGTGGTCGTAACAATGTTTTAAAATAGAAAGAGTTCATTCTGATTTCCTTACTTGATATGATATTATGATGAATTTCcataaacaaaaaattaatattaGTGGATGGGTGAAGTAATCACTGTAATTAAATACATGACCCCGATGTAACAAGATATATGACAATAAGATATCTAACAGAAGATGTGTGATCTTTATTCCATAACCAAAATATGGATAACAGTAGTAACAAAGAATGTGCCTACAATAATAAGAGAATGTATCCCATACCCCATATCACCAGTAGTCTCCACAGGAGCAACATCCATCCTTGAAATGATGAAACCGGTGTCCATCCCGCACAATAAGTTCCCTTGAGGTAACAAGGGAGATCAGCTTGATTACCAAGTGACAATCATGGCAAACTCGAAGATTTTTCATTACATAGATAGGCATCCAAGCAGGCAAGCTAAGCAACCCAAAAGCAACAGCAAGCTTCTCACTGTGATGGCACTGAGAACGAACTGCATTAGTTGGATTGACATAGCATCCTGTATCTTCTATCTTCTTGACTATCTCCTCTAGTATTCTATAAACGTCCTTGATTTGTGGATGATTAGTGTCATCTACAGTGAACACGTGTACCCTATTATTAACCTCTATCCAGCTACATCCAGGATTTTTCTCTATTCCTTTCTTTCTCATCTGTTTTCTTACATCTGCAAAAGCTTCTAGTTGTCCACAATCTGAATATGTATTAGCTAGAAGGACATAACTGCCAGAATCATCTAAATCTAATTCAAGCAAATTTCTTGCTGCAAATTCTGCTAAATTATAATCGCGATGAAGCCGGCAAGCACCAAGAAGAGCTCCCCAGATAGCAGCATTTGGCTTAAAGGGCATTGCATCAATCAAATTCCTGGCCTCCTTCAGTAACCCAGCCCGACCAAGTAGATCTACCATACAAGTAAAATGTTCACATGTAGGATTGATGCCAAAATCTTCAGTCATAGAACTGAAGTAGTGTTTCCCCTCTGTTACTAGCCCTGAATGGCCACAACCTGATAGAACAGATACATAGCTTATATGATCAGGTGTGCAGTCCATTTTCAACATATTCTCAAAAACCTCGATCACCTTCCTACCTTGTCCATTTTGAGCATATCCAGCCATAACTGCATTCCAAGAAATCAAATTTTTATCACATATTGAATCAAACACTCTTTTCGCTTCTATAATTCGTCCACATCTTGA harbors:
- the LOC133731900 gene encoding histone deacetylase 8, encoding MAASTERVDVFWDSGMLNHNSGTGVFDTGMDPGFLDVLEKHPENSDRVKNMVSILKRGPISPYISWLPGRHAQLPELFTFHSPEYINELVEADKEGGKMLCAGTFLNPGSWDASLLAAGTTLSAMKHVLDGNGKIAYALVRPPGHHAQPTRADGYCFLNNAGLAVQLALDSGCAKVTVIDIDVHYGNGTAEGFYRSDKVLTTSLHMNHGTWGPSHPQNGSIHELGEGEGFGYNLNIPLPNGTGDRGYVYAMNKLVAPAVRKFEPEMIVLVIGQDSSAFDPNGRQCLTMEGYREIGKIVRSLVDRHCGGRLLIVQEGGYHITYSAYCLHATLEGVLNLPIPLLSDPIAYYPEDERLSVERIESIKRFQKDTVLFLKGH